A single genomic interval of Sporomusaceae bacterium harbors:
- a CDS encoding molybdopterin-dependent oxidoreductase — protein sequence MKLVGKGVPKIDGLAIATGKPLYTEDLAPANALVVKILHSPHASARIKAIDTAVAEGVEGVACVLTHKDVPKVRFTLAGQTYPEPSPYDRLILEDLVRYVGDEVAIVAAVDERTAQRALELIKVDYEVLTPVLDFEQAIGHPSVVHPETDLHCNFDIGHDRLRNIAATHKVEVGDIAAELAASDVVVEETYYTQAQAQAMMETYRAFSYLDHAGRLVVVSSTQIPFHVRRHLARALELPASRIRVIKPRIGGGFGGKQTAVVEIFAAIVTLRTGRPAKIVYERKETFTATNSRHAMRLKVRLGADRGGLIRAIDVQCLSDTGAYGEHAPTVFSVAGEKSLPLYNKARAVRYAGHAVYTNKLPAGAMRGYGATQGCFAVESAVNKLADALGIDPCELRRKNIIRAGEIDIYHNRILGSSSLDRCIERGRELIGWLDKYPRRDLGGKVRAVGMAVTMQGSGIAGIDTASAEVRLNDDGNYTLLLGSTDMGTGSDTILAQMAAEVLETSMDTIIVHAADTDVSPFDTGSYASSTAYVTGMAVVKAAGELREKIIVAAAALMNAAPAEVTFDGSILTGPAGATITLAELAQRSVVGPDRRQLSGYASHGSPVSPPPFVAGFAEVEIDKETGKVELLDYIAVIDCGTVVNPNLARIQAEGGLVQGIGLALYEDVKYDERGALQTNSFMTYKIPSRKDIGTVRVFFEESYEPTGPFGAKSIGEVVNNTPAPAIVHAVRNAIGAWLTRLPLTPEKVYAAMVK from the coding sequence ATGAAGCTCGTCGGCAAAGGCGTCCCCAAGATCGACGGGCTGGCCATCGCCACCGGCAAGCCCCTCTACACCGAAGACCTTGCCCCCGCCAACGCCCTGGTGGTCAAAATTCTCCACAGCCCTCACGCCTCCGCCCGCATAAAGGCCATCGACACCGCCGTCGCCGAAGGCGTCGAGGGTGTGGCATGCGTCCTCACCCACAAAGACGTACCCAAGGTGAGGTTCACCCTCGCCGGCCAGACCTACCCCGAGCCGTCCCCCTACGACCGGCTCATCCTCGAGGATCTCGTCCGCTACGTCGGCGACGAAGTCGCCATCGTCGCCGCCGTCGACGAGCGCACGGCCCAAAGGGCGCTGGAGCTCATCAAGGTCGACTACGAAGTGCTGACGCCGGTGCTCGACTTCGAGCAGGCCATCGGCCATCCCTCGGTCGTCCACCCCGAAACCGACCTCCACTGCAACTTCGATATCGGCCACGACCGGCTGCGCAACATCGCCGCCACCCACAAAGTCGAGGTAGGCGACATCGCCGCCGAACTGGCCGCCAGCGACGTTGTCGTCGAGGAAACCTACTACACCCAGGCCCAGGCCCAGGCGATGATGGAAACCTACCGGGCCTTCAGCTATCTCGACCACGCCGGCCGCCTTGTGGTCGTCAGCTCGACCCAGATACCCTTCCACGTGCGGCGGCACCTCGCCCGCGCCCTTGAGCTGCCCGCCAGCCGCATAAGGGTGATAAAGCCCCGCATCGGCGGCGGCTTCGGCGGCAAACAGACCGCGGTTGTCGAGATATTCGCGGCCATCGTCACCCTTCGCACCGGCCGGCCGGCCAAGATCGTCTATGAGCGCAAGGAAACCTTCACCGCCACAAACAGCCGCCACGCCATGCGCCTCAAGGTGCGCCTGGGCGCGGACCGCGGCGGCCTCATCCGCGCCATCGACGTACAGTGCCTGTCCGACACCGGCGCCTACGGCGAGCACGCCCCCACCGTCTTCTCCGTCGCCGGCGAAAAGAGCCTGCCGCTCTACAACAAGGCACGCGCCGTCCGCTACGCCGGCCACGCCGTCTATACCAACAAGCTCCCGGCCGGGGCGATGCGCGGCTACGGCGCCACCCAGGGTTGCTTCGCCGTCGAATCGGCGGTCAACAAACTCGCCGACGCCCTCGGCATCGACCCGTGCGAGCTCAGGCGCAAAAACATCATCAGAGCCGGCGAGATCGACATCTACCACAACCGCATCCTCGGCAGCTCGTCGCTTGACAGGTGCATCGAACGCGGCCGCGAGCTCATCGGCTGGCTGGACAAGTACCCCCGCCGCGACCTCGGCGGCAAGGTGCGCGCCGTCGGCATGGCGGTCACCATGCAGGGCTCGGGCATCGCCGGCATCGACACCGCCTCGGCCGAGGTGCGCCTTAATGACGACGGCAACTACACCCTCCTCCTCGGCTCGACCGACATGGGTACAGGCAGCGACACCATCCTCGCCCAGATGGCGGCCGAAGTGCTTGAAACGTCTATGGACACCATCATCGTCCACGCCGCCGACACCGACGTATCGCCGTTCGACACCGGCTCCTACGCCTCCAGCACCGCCTATGTCACCGGCATGGCCGTCGTCAAGGCCGCCGGTGAGCTAAGGGAAAAGATAATCGTCGCCGCCGCCGCCCTTATGAACGCCGCACCGGCAGAGGTGACCTTCGACGGCTCCATTCTCACCGGTCCCGCCGGCGCCACCATCACCCTAGCCGAGCTCGCCCAGCGCTCGGTCGTCGGCCCCGACCGTCGGCAGCTGTCCGGCTACGCCAGCCACGGCAGCCCGGTATCGCCGCCACCCTTCGTAGCCGGCTTCGCCGAAGTCGAGATCGACAAAGAAACCGGCAAAGTCGAGCTGCTCGACTACATCGCGGTCATCGACTGCGGCACCGTCGTCAATCCCAACCTCGCGCGGATCCAGGCCGAGGGAGGCCTGGTGCAGGGTATCGGCCTCGCCCTCTACGAAGACGTCAAGTACGACGAGCGCGGCGCCCTGCAGACCAATTCCTTCATGACCTACAAAATACCGAGCCGCAAG
- a CDS encoding 2Fe-2S iron-sulfur cluster-binding protein — protein MKIEVTINGQKTVLEVAADELLADTLRAAGFASIRRGCDTTNCGLCTVWIDGKPTLSCATLSARMDGHDITTIEGVAGEAEAFARLLVAEGGEQCGFCSPGFIMTVLAMKRELADPTDEAITHYLTGNLCRCTGYMGQLRAVKKFLEVRS, from the coding sequence ATGAAAATAGAAGTAACCATCAACGGCCAAAAAACCGTCCTTGAGGTGGCGGCCGACGAACTGCTCGCCGACACCCTGCGGGCCGCCGGCTTCGCCAGCATCCGCCGCGGCTGCGACACCACCAACTGTGGCCTCTGCACCGTGTGGATCGACGGCAAGCCGACCCTATCCTGCGCCACCCTGTCGGCGCGCATGGACGGCCACGACATCACCACCATCGAAGGCGTCGCCGGCGAAGCGGAGGCGTTCGCCCGCCTGCTCGTCGCCGAGGGCGGCGAGCAATGCGGCTTCTGCAGCCCCGGCTTCATCATGACCGTACTGGCGATGAAACGCGAGCTCGCCGACCCCACCGACGAGGCGATAACCCATTACCTCACCGGCAACCTCTGCCGCTGCACCGGCTATATGGGCCAACTGCGGGCGGTCAAAAAGTTCCTGGAGGTGCGTTCATGA
- a CDS encoding FAD binding domain-containing protein, which translates to MFTIRELVRPQTLDEAYRALTAHPDNTLLGGCAFLRMGSKKIATAVDLSLLGLDYVREADGCIELGAMATFRALETHPACRENFRGMLPRAVGNVLGVQFRNLVTVGASVYSKYGFSDLIAALLALDTDVELHGGGRMPLAAFLDKPYARDILTRIYIRKDGRAAAYQSLRNSASDFPVVNAAVARRGDRWTVAVGARPARAQLAPAAAAALAAGASADEAGELAAGELAFGGNLKASAEYRRAMAAVLVKRAVLEVLT; encoded by the coding sequence ATGTTTACAATCAGAGAACTCGTTCGGCCGCAGACGTTGGATGAGGCCTACAGGGCGCTCACGGCCCACCCGGACAACACGCTGTTGGGCGGCTGCGCCTTCCTGCGGATGGGCAGCAAGAAAATCGCTACCGCCGTCGACCTGTCGCTGCTCGGCCTCGACTACGTCCGCGAGGCGGACGGCTGCATCGAACTGGGGGCGATGGCGACCTTCCGCGCGCTGGAAACCCACCCTGCCTGCCGGGAAAACTTCCGCGGCATGCTGCCCCGGGCGGTGGGCAACGTCCTCGGCGTCCAGTTCCGCAACCTCGTCACCGTCGGCGCCTCCGTCTACTCGAAATACGGCTTCTCCGACCTCATCGCCGCCCTCCTGGCGCTCGACACGGATGTCGAGCTGCACGGCGGCGGCCGGATGCCGCTCGCGGCTTTTTTGGACAAGCCCTACGCCAGGGATATCCTGACCCGGATATACATACGCAAAGACGGCCGTGCCGCCGCCTACCAGAGCCTGCGTAACTCGGCCAGCGACTTCCCGGTCGTCAACGCCGCCGTAGCCCGCCGCGGCGACCGCTGGACGGTCGCGGTCGGGGCCAGGCCGGCCAGGGCTCAGCTCGCTCCCGCGGCCGCCGCCGCCCTCGCTGCCGGGGCCAGTGCCGACGAGGCCGGCGAACTAGCCGCCGGCGAACTCGCCTTCGGCGGCAACCTCAAGGCGTCGGCCGAATACCGCCGGGCGATGGCCGCCGTCCTCGTAAAACGCGCCGTGCTGGAGGTACTTACATGA